Proteins from a single region of Verrucosispora sp. NA02020:
- a CDS encoding carbohydrate ABC transporter permease: protein MRETAAERWSRRIVLTLLAGFVLVPLYVMVSSALKPLQDVQAAFTWWPRRPTVQAFVDMWSTVPLGRYLLNSLLVASVAALFSVTVAVFAAYAVSRYRFRGRQIFSVTVLSTQMFPGILFLLPLFLIYVNLGNATGIALYATRTGLIITYLTFSLPFSIWMLVGYFDSIPRGLDEAAQVDGAGPLRTLFQVVLPAAVPGVVAVTVYAFMTAWGEVLFASVLTNESSRTLAVGLQGYSTQFNVYWNQVMAASLVVSVPVVAGFLALQRYFVAGLTAGAVK, encoded by the coding sequence ATGCGTGAGACCGCCGCCGAACGCTGGTCCCGCCGGATCGTGCTGACGCTGCTCGCCGGGTTCGTGCTCGTCCCGCTCTACGTGATGGTCAGCTCGGCGCTCAAACCGTTGCAGGACGTGCAGGCCGCCTTCACCTGGTGGCCCCGACGCCCGACCGTGCAGGCGTTCGTGGACATGTGGTCGACCGTCCCGCTCGGCCGGTACCTGCTCAACAGCCTGCTGGTGGCGAGCGTGGCGGCCCTCTTCTCGGTCACTGTGGCGGTCTTCGCCGCGTACGCGGTCAGCCGCTACCGGTTCCGGGGCCGCCAGATCTTCTCGGTGACCGTGCTCTCCACCCAGATGTTCCCCGGCATCCTGTTCCTGCTGCCGCTGTTCCTGATCTACGTCAACCTGGGCAACGCCACCGGCATCGCGCTCTACGCCACCCGCACCGGCCTGATCATCACGTACCTCACCTTCTCGCTGCCGTTCTCGATCTGGATGCTGGTCGGCTACTTCGACTCGATCCCGCGCGGGCTCGACGAGGCCGCCCAGGTCGACGGCGCCGGCCCGCTGCGCACCCTGTTCCAGGTGGTGCTGCCGGCGGCGGTGCCCGGCGTGGTCGCGGTGACCGTGTACGCCTTCATGACCGCCTGGGGCGAGGTGCTGTTCGCCTCGGTGCTGACCAACGAGAGCAGCCGCACCCTCGCCGTCGGCCTCCAGGGCTACTCCACCCAGTTCAACGTCTACTGGAACCAGGTGATGGCCGCCTCGCTGGTGGTCAGCGTGCCGGTGGTCGCCGGCTTCCTGGCGTTGCAGCGCTACTTCGTCGCCGGCCTCACCGCCGGTGCGGTCAAGTGA
- a CDS encoding GH1 family beta-glucosidase codes for MSPSTVITEENPPVPDLSPLPPDFLWGVATSAYQIEGAVHADGRRPSIWDTFCTRPGAIDNGDTGEVACDHYHRWPQDVALMRELGVEAYRFSVAWPRVRPDGVGPVNAAGLDFYDRLTDALLAAGIRPFVTLYHWDLPQAMQDRGGWPQRDTAEAFADYAAVVAARLGDRVTDWCTVNEPLCVAWIGHLEGRMAPGERDLGRAVHTAHHVLLGHGLATTAIRAHAAAPASIGPVLNLSPIDPASDRPADLAAARRLDGHVNRWWLDPLHGRGYPTDMVATYGVEPPVRGDDLAIIATPTDFLGVNYYFRQVAADAPDGPAPYARQVPVPDVPHTAMDWEVHPAGLERLLVEVGQEYAPPRILVTESGSAWPDVVAADGTVTDPERTDHLERHLAACAAAVNRGAPVTGYFAWSLLDNFEWAYGYDKRFGLVHVDYATQRRTLKASGARYADLIRTHQRRTATVDPVAVRG; via the coding sequence GTGAGCCCGTCCACCGTGATAACCGAGGAGAACCCGCCCGTGCCGGACCTGTCCCCGCTGCCGCCCGACTTCCTCTGGGGAGTCGCCACCTCGGCCTACCAGATCGAGGGCGCCGTCCACGCCGACGGCCGCAGACCCTCCATCTGGGACACCTTCTGCACCCGGCCGGGTGCCATCGACAACGGCGACACCGGCGAGGTCGCCTGCGACCACTACCACCGGTGGCCGCAGGACGTGGCGCTGATGCGCGAGCTCGGCGTCGAGGCGTACCGCTTCTCGGTGGCCTGGCCCCGGGTCCGACCCGACGGCGTCGGCCCGGTCAACGCCGCCGGGCTGGACTTCTACGACCGGCTGACCGACGCGCTGCTGGCCGCCGGGATCCGCCCCTTCGTCACGCTCTACCACTGGGACCTGCCGCAGGCGATGCAGGACCGGGGCGGCTGGCCGCAGCGGGACACCGCCGAGGCGTTCGCCGACTACGCCGCCGTGGTCGCGGCCCGCCTCGGCGACCGGGTCACCGACTGGTGCACCGTGAACGAGCCGCTCTGCGTCGCCTGGATCGGTCACCTCGAAGGGCGGATGGCCCCCGGCGAGCGGGACCTGGGCCGTGCCGTGCACACCGCCCACCACGTGCTGCTCGGCCACGGTCTGGCCACCACCGCGATCCGGGCGCACGCCGCCGCCCCCGCGTCGATCGGGCCGGTGCTCAACCTCAGCCCGATCGACCCGGCCAGCGACCGACCCGCCGACCTGGCCGCCGCCCGCCGACTCGACGGGCACGTCAACCGCTGGTGGCTGGATCCGCTGCACGGCCGGGGCTACCCGACCGACATGGTCGCCACCTACGGCGTGGAACCACCGGTGCGCGGCGACGACCTCGCGATCATCGCCACCCCGACCGACTTCCTCGGCGTCAACTACTACTTCCGGCAGGTCGCCGCCGACGCCCCGGACGGCCCGGCACCGTACGCCCGGCAGGTGCCGGTGCCCGACGTGCCGCACACCGCGATGGACTGGGAGGTGCATCCGGCCGGCCTGGAACGCCTCCTGGTCGAGGTCGGCCAGGAGTACGCCCCGCCCCGCATCCTGGTCACCGAGAGCGGCTCGGCCTGGCCGGACGTGGTCGCCGCCGACGGCACCGTCACCGACCCGGAACGCACCGACCACCTGGAACGGCACCTGGCGGCGTGCGCGGCGGCGGTGAACCGGGGCGCCCCGGTGACCGGCTACTTCGCCTGGTCCCTGCTGGACAACTTCGAGTGGGCGTACGGCTACGACAAGCGTTTCGGCCTGGTGCACGTCGACTACGCCACCCAGCGGCGCACGCTCAAGGCCAGCGGTGCCCGCTACGCCGACCTGATCCGCACCCACCAGCGGCGTACCGCGACGGTCGATCCCGTCGCGGTACGCGGATGA
- a CDS encoding carbohydrate ABC transporter permease: MAVTTSPPVGTPTETGPPARRRSRRPRRSLLPYLLLAPAIVLELAIHVVPMLVGTWMSLLELTQFHIRDWSGAPFVGLDNYRVVLDVDSAAGAELLRSFRVTVVYTVLSVGLSWVLGTTAAVLLQRPFRGRAVLRALFLTPYALPVYTAVITWTFLFQRDTGLVNHVLVDQLGLVDEPPFWLIGDNSFVALLIVSIWRTWPFAFLCIMAGLQNIPDELYEAAAMDGAGFWRRLRSVTLPMLRPVNLVLLLVLFLWTFNDFNTPYVLFGGSAPAEADLISLHIYRSSFQTWDFGTGSAMSVVLLLFLLLVTAGYLLLTNRRRNDA; this comes from the coding sequence ATGGCCGTCACCACCTCGCCGCCCGTCGGCACCCCCACCGAAACCGGGCCGCCCGCGCGACGACGCTCCCGCCGACCCCGCCGCTCGCTGCTGCCGTACCTCCTGCTCGCCCCGGCCATCGTGCTGGAGCTGGCGATCCACGTCGTGCCGATGCTCGTCGGCACGTGGATGAGCCTGCTGGAACTCACCCAGTTCCACATCCGCGACTGGTCCGGCGCACCCTTCGTCGGGCTGGACAACTACCGCGTCGTGCTGGACGTCGACTCCGCCGCCGGAGCCGAACTGCTGCGCTCGTTCCGGGTCACCGTCGTCTACACGGTGCTCTCCGTCGGGCTGTCCTGGGTGCTCGGCACCACCGCCGCCGTCCTGCTGCAACGCCCCTTCCGGGGCCGGGCGGTGCTGCGCGCACTGTTCCTCACCCCGTACGCGCTGCCGGTCTACACCGCCGTGATCACCTGGACCTTCCTGTTCCAGCGCGACACCGGCCTGGTCAACCACGTGCTGGTCGACCAGTTGGGGTTGGTCGACGAGCCACCGTTCTGGCTGATCGGCGACAACAGCTTCGTCGCGCTGCTGATCGTGTCGATCTGGCGGACCTGGCCCTTCGCCTTCCTCTGCATCATGGCCGGGCTGCAGAACATCCCCGACGAGCTGTACGAGGCCGCCGCCATGGACGGCGCCGGGTTCTGGCGTCGGCTGCGCTCGGTGACCCTGCCGATGCTGCGCCCGGTCAACCTGGTGCTGCTGCTGGTGCTCTTCCTCTGGACGTTCAACGACTTCAACACCCCGTACGTGCTCTTCGGCGGCTCGGCACCGGCCGAGGCCGACCTGATCTCGCTGCACATCTACCGCAGCTCCTTCCAGACCTGGGACTTCGGCACCGGCTCGGCCATGTCGGTGGTGCTGCTGCTGTTCCTGCTGCTGGTCACCGCCGGATACCTGCTGCTGACCAACCGACGGAGGAACGATGCGTGA